A stretch of the Rosa rugosa chromosome 5, drRosRugo1.1, whole genome shotgun sequence genome encodes the following:
- the LOC133709281 gene encoding uncharacterized protein LOC133709281 produces the protein MDAITATAAASTIKTIHSFTPSSTTPKIVVLPTIGPQTLSLYTANRSFHTQQFRSRSFTRCSAKPGIDSNNATNTNKSIGLESSSPAQHLTTSPPNQTLTSTWSTGLVFDVGQKTSWDSSEIGSPVVKRFIGDNEERWYMWYHGRSSDPNNSSDSIGLAVSSNGIHWARGAEHVMSCGEDEGLVMSCSDNWWAFDTTSIKPSEMVIMSSPMYSAVYWLYYTGYSSEKVDCSNYPVGQCSVDSFKSLPGLACSQDGRNWARIEGDCHSGALLDVGSKNEWDSLFIAKPQVVVHGGDDMRMYYHSFDAENGHFGIGMARSRDGIRWVKLGKIIGGGAKGSFDELGVKNACVVRNRKEGNYLMAYEGVSADGKMSIGLAVSPDGLKDWTRVQDWSVLSPSEEDGWDNRGVGSPSLVHMEGNVDMWRLYYVGVGEDGRTGIGMAISEGSNVRNFRRWAGFQS, from the coding sequence ATGGACGCAATaacagcaacagcagcagcCTCAACGATCAAAACGATTCACTCATTTACGCCTTCTTCTACAACCCCTAAAATTGTGGTATTGCCTACTATCGGACCCCAAACACTCTCTCTTTACACCGCCAACAGATCTTTCCACACCCAACAATTTAGAAGTCGTTCATTTACAAGATGCTCTGCAAAGCCAGGAATCGACAGCAACAACGCAACCAACACAAACAAGTCCATCGGGCTCGAGTCGAGTTCCCCAGCACAACATCTGACGACTTCTCCGCCCAACCAAACTCTCACATCTACATGGTCAACGGGTCTGGTCTTTGATGTGGGTCAGAAAACCTCGTGGGACAGTTCCGAAATCGGATCTCCCGTGGTCAAAAGGTTCATCGGCGACAATGAAGAGCGGTGGTACATGTGGTACCACGGTAGGTCGTCCGATCCGAACAACAGTTCCGACTCCATCGGCCTCGCGGTTTCGAGTAATGGGATTCATTGGGCGAGAGGAGCCGAACACGTCATGTCTTGTGGTGAGGACGAGGGTTTGGTCATGAGCTGCTCGGACAATTGGTGGGCGTTCGACACAACGAGCATTAAGCCTTCCGAGATGGTCATCATGTCGAGTCCAATGTACAGCGCAGTGTACTGGCTTTACTACACCGGGTACAGTTCCGAAAAGGTGGACTGTAGTAACTATCCGGTTGGTCAATGTTCAGTGGACTCGTTTAAGTCTCTGCCCGGACTGGCTTGCAGCCAGGACGGGCGAAACTGGGCCAGGATTGAAGGGGATTGTCATAGTGGTGCCTTGCTCGACGTAGGGTCCAAAAATGAGTGGGATTCTTTGTTCATTGCAAAACCTCAAGTGGTTGTGCACGGTGGCGATGACATGAGAATGTATTATCATTCGTTTGATGCAGAAAACGGTCACTTTGGCATTGGGATGGCGAGATCCAGGGACGGAATAAGGTGGGTGAAGTTGGGGAAAATCATTGGGGGAGGGGCAAAAGGGTCATTTGACGAGCTTGGGGTGAAAAATGCTTGTGTGGTTAGGAACAGGAAGGAAGGGAACTACTTAATGGCGTATGAGGGTGTGAGCGCGGATGGGAAGATGAGTATTGGTCTGGCTGTATCCCCCGATGGGCTGAAGGACTGGACCAGAGTCCAAGACTGGTCAGTTCTCAGCCCATCAGAAGAAGACGGATGGGACAACAGAGGAGTGGGATCCCCGAGTCTGGTGCATATGGAAGGGAACGTAGACATGTGGAGATTGTATTATGTGGGTGTTGGAGAAGATGGAAGGACTGGGATTGGGATGGCGATTTCGGAAGGTAGTAACGTCAGAAACTT